In Wolbachia endosymbiont of Cimex lectularius, the following are encoded in one genomic region:
- a CDS encoding recombinase family protein, with protein sequence MREETRFEINEEKAEIVRKLFAWVGQERVTFREAVQRLKKMRIITPKGKRDWHPSAINRILKNPAYKGQAAFGKTKVGPIKKEVAWEMREKSYSVYHNDRENWIHITIPSIIEEELFDAVQEQLAENRKRARVQKGKETSLLQGLAVCWHCGYTYHGIKSGNIKRSYYRCSGSNLYYCGETRICSSKPIRAEILETPVWEEVKSLLKEPDRIIKEYQHRISEHKKPLDKTFEKQKGRLNRDIEMLIDGYIPKHNLEEEESGLNQSIEGLTYCYNKGYIDEEGFKLRMKEIKQDLEKVKKQKEKMKDQEAVQRELASIANSLKRFSSSIKPELDQLHWIDRRSVIKKLVKRIEVSLDRITIVFRIKKLVQSCPKWIKSKFIILSREFRCQYCAHRFRICCWLLVFYLKNLILRHISNKKTCPTLPKMDKVKVYNIVTGV encoded by the coding sequence GTGAGGGAAGAAACAAGGTTTGAAATTAATGAAGAGAAAGCGGAAATAGTGCGCAAACTGTTTGCGTGGGTAGGTCAGGAAAGAGTGACTTTCAGAGAAGCTGTACAACGACTGAAAAAGATGCGTATTATTACACCAAAGGGCAAAAGAGATTGGCATCCAAGTGCAATTAATAGAATCTTGAAGAATCCTGCATACAAAGGGCAAGCGGCATTTGGTAAAACCAAGGTAGGTCCAATAAAAAAAGAAGTAGCGTGGGAAATGCGCGAAAAAAGCTATTCCGTTTATCATAATGACCGAGAAAATTGGATTCATATAACAATACCAAGTATAATTGAAGAGGAATTATTTGATGCAGTACAAGAACAACTGGCTGAGAATAGGAAAAGAGCGAGAGTACAGAAGGGTAAAGAAACGTCTTTGCTACAAGGATTGGCTGTATGTTGGCATTGTGGATATACCTATCACGGTATAAAAAGTGGCAATATTAAAAGAAGCTACTATCGTTGTAGTGGTTCGAACCTTTATTATTGTGGTGAAACCAGAATATGTAGTAGTAAGCCAATTCGTGCAGAAATATTGGAAACTCCTGTCTGGGAAGAAGTGAAAAGCTTATTAAAAGAGCCAGACAGAATTATAAAGGAGTACCAACATAGAATTTCAGAGCATAAAAAACCACTGGATAAAACGTTTGAAAAACAGAAAGGTAGATTAAATAGAGATATTGAAATGCTCATTGATGGCTATATCCCAAAACATAATCTTGAGGAGGAAGAAAGCGGATTAAATCAAAGTATTGAAGGGCTCACTTACTGTTATAATAAAGGATACATAGATGAGGAAGGGTTTAAGCTGAGAATGAAGGAGATAAAGCAAGATTTGGAGAAAGTTAAAAAGCAAAAGGAAAAGATGAAAGATCAGGAAGCAGTACAACGGGAGTTAGCTAGTATTGCAAATAGCTTAAAGAGGTTTTCCTCTAGTATTAAGCCAGAGCTTGACCAATTGCATTGGATAGACAGACGTAGTGTGATAAAGAAATTAGTTAAGAGAATTGAGGTTAGCCTTGATCGCATAACCATAGTATTTCGAATAAAAAAACTTGTCCAATCTTGCCCAAAATGGATAAAGTCAAAGTTTATAATATTGTCACGGGAGTTTAGATGTCAGTACTGTGCACACAGGTTTAGAATTTGCTGTTGGTTATTAGTCTTTTACCTAAAAAATTTGATTTTAAGACATATTTCAAATAAAAAAACTTGTCCAACCTTGCCTAAAATGGATAAAGTTAAAGTTTATAATATTGTCACGGGAGTTTAA
- a CDS encoding Fic family protein, with protein MRIEAAKEKVLHLPLTVSMLSSLRETARLYTTHYSTMIEGNRLEPKQIEEILKHKGHFQKYQRDENEVKGYYAALTQIEQWAARGIPITEKTIQTLHALVMAGGKSKVKPTPYQDGQNVIRDSRTRAIIYMSPEAKDVPKLMSSMVDWIRDSEQVPCPIIAGIVHYQFVTIHPYYDGNGRTARLLTTLILHLGGYDLKGLYSLEEYYAKNLGTYYEAISIGPSHNYYMGQTEADITKRVDYFIEGMANSFENVLQRINEEGHRTDQADLIRKLDPKQRRALELFGEFSTITASQIGKLFNFKPRTSA; from the coding sequence ATGAGAATCGAAGCAGCAAAAGAAAAAGTGTTGCATTTGCCACTCACTGTATCAATGCTTTCGTCTCTTCGTGAAACTGCACGGCTCTATACCACACACTATTCCACTATGATTGAAGGAAACCGACTTGAGCCTAAACAGATTGAAGAGATTTTAAAACATAAAGGTCACTTCCAAAAGTATCAGAGAGATGAAAATGAGGTTAAAGGATATTATGCAGCTTTAACTCAAATTGAACAATGGGCAGCAAGGGGAATACCTATTACTGAAAAAACTATTCAAACACTACATGCCCTAGTAATGGCAGGTGGAAAATCTAAGGTGAAACCAACCCCTTATCAAGATGGTCAAAACGTTATTCGTGACAGTCGCACACGTGCAATAATTTATATGTCACCAGAAGCAAAGGATGTGCCAAAGCTCATGAGCAGTATGGTAGATTGGATTCGTGACAGCGAACAAGTGCCTTGCCCAATTATTGCAGGTATCGTGCATTATCAATTTGTAACAATTCACCCTTACTATGATGGTAATGGTCGTACTGCGAGATTGCTGACTACATTAATTTTACACCTTGGTGGATATGACCTAAAGGGACTTTACTCATTGGAAGAATATTACGCTAAAAATCTTGGGACGTATTACGAAGCAATCAGTATAGGTCCATCGCATAACTACTATATGGGACAAACTGAAGCAGACATCACTAAGAGGGTGGATTATTTTATAGAAGGAATGGCAAATTCATTTGAGAATGTGTTGCAGCGTATAAATGAAGAAGGGCACAGAACTGACCAGGCTGATCTCATACGTAAACTTGACCCTAAACAGCGTAGGGCTCTTGAACTCTTCGGGGAATTTTCCACTATCACAGCTAGTCAAATAGGCAAATTATTTAATTTTAAACCTCGTACCAGTGCGTAA
- the hemC gene encoding hydroxymethylbilane synthase has protein sequence MLIRIGTRGSSLAIAQALEAKQKLLDSFPGLSSEIIEIKTSGDKYTNANLAEIGGKGLFLKEIETELLENNIDMAVHSLKDVPAFFSKDLAIPCVLERLSPCDTFISNKYNSLEALPQRALIATSSIRRKVQLLNFRPDLNIVPLRGNVTTRLQNHSFDGIILAEAGLIRLKKHHLVTEVLPPKIMLSAVGQGVICIQCRKNDVKIINLLEKINNNMSFIMAKSERSFMKTVNGSCFTPLAALAEYVSENMLHLRCMLADEENIYFTERTSFAEDAEKMGMDAGLELKSKCL, from the coding sequence ATGTTAATCAGAATAGGTACCAGAGGAAGCAGCCTTGCGATTGCTCAAGCTTTAGAGGCAAAACAAAAGTTGCTGGACTCTTTTCCTGGTTTATCTTCTGAGATCATTGAAATAAAAACTTCTGGTGACAAGTATACCAATGCAAACCTCGCCGAAATAGGAGGTAAAGGACTGTTCCTCAAAGAAATTGAGACTGAATTGCTTGAGAATAATATAGACATGGCAGTTCATTCGCTAAAGGATGTCCCTGCATTTTTCTCGAAAGATTTAGCAATTCCTTGTGTTTTAGAGAGGTTAAGTCCATGTGATACATTTATTTCTAATAAATATAACAGCCTTGAGGCTTTGCCGCAGCGAGCATTGATTGCAACTTCCTCAATAAGAAGAAAAGTTCAGCTACTAAATTTCAGACCAGATCTAAATATAGTGCCACTTCGTGGAAATGTGACAACTAGATTGCAAAATCATAGTTTTGATGGAATAATTCTAGCTGAAGCAGGGCTCATAAGGTTAAAAAAGCATCACTTAGTTACAGAGGTATTACCACCAAAAATCATGTTAAGTGCAGTAGGGCAGGGGGTAATTTGCATTCAATGTCGAAAAAATGATGTAAAAATTATCAATCTTTTAGAGAAAATTAATAATAATATGTCTTTTATAATGGCAAAGTCGGAACGTAGCTTCATGAAGACAGTAAATGGTTCATGCTTTACACCACTTGCAGCTTTGGCGGAATATGTGAGTGAAAATATGCTACATCTTCGTTGTATGTTAGCAGACGAAGAAAACATATACTTTACTGAGCGCACTTCATTTGCAGAAGATGCAGAAAAAATGGGTATGGATGCAGGATTAGAGTTGAAATCAAAATGCTTATAA
- the murB gene encoding UDP-N-acetylmuramate dehydrogenase — protein MLISLPKVRGIYRCNVLMSKMTWLNVGGQADVLFKPRDIEGLTCLIKDTELPINVIGATSNVIVRDSGIRGITVKLGKEFAYITCKGSNSIVAGAAALLSNLAYFAGEQKISGLEFLVGIPGTVGGGLEMNAGAYGSGIASVVQSIKAVNLEDGNLYELSNEEMGYFYRGHSLKGQWIFVEAEFKGVNSEYEAILRRLKEIIDKKNKSQPIRGKTAGCIFKNPKDYQAWELIDKSGCRGLDNGGAKISKKHCNFLLNYNNATASDLENLGNKVRDTVRDKFNVELEWEIRVLGGY, from the coding sequence ATGCTTATAAGCTTACCTAAGGTACGTGGAATCTATCGCTGTAATGTTTTGATGTCTAAAATGACGTGGTTGAATGTCGGTGGACAAGCTGATGTATTATTTAAACCACGTGATATTGAAGGTTTAACATGCTTGATTAAAGATACTGAATTGCCAATTAATGTTATCGGTGCAACATCCAACGTAATAGTGCGAGATAGTGGCATTCGAGGCATAACAGTGAAATTGGGTAAGGAGTTTGCGTATATTACATGTAAAGGTAGCAATTCTATTGTTGCAGGTGCTGCTGCGCTACTTAGCAATCTCGCTTACTTTGCCGGGGAACAAAAAATTAGTGGACTTGAGTTTTTGGTTGGAATTCCAGGCACAGTTGGCGGTGGACTAGAAATGAATGCAGGTGCGTATGGTAGTGGTATAGCAAGTGTTGTACAATCGATAAAAGCAGTGAACTTAGAAGATGGAAATCTATATGAACTCTCCAACGAAGAGATGGGTTATTTTTACCGTGGGCACAGCTTGAAGGGGCAGTGGATTTTCGTTGAAGCTGAATTTAAAGGAGTAAATTCAGAATATGAGGCTATATTGCGTAGGCTAAAGGAAATTATCGATAAAAAAAACAAAAGCCAACCAATAAGAGGGAAAACTGCTGGTTGCATATTCAAAAATCCAAAAGACTACCAGGCATGGGAATTGATTGATAAATCCGGCTGTCGAGGGTTAGATAACGGTGGAGCTAAAATTTCTAAGAAACATTGTAATTTTCTGCTCAATTACAATAATGCAACTGCATCTGACTTGGAAAACCTTGGCAACAAGGTAAGAGATACAGTGAGAGATAAGTTTAACGTTGAGCTTGAGTGGGAAATAAGGGTCTTAGGTGGCTATTAG
- a CDS encoding TRP75-related protein produces the protein MLRIFSEVLFILMFFGFSLFVSRDTEAKSKVKLSKKYVPQGNPGGTNFHEDEDFAESYRLYEKRRELLKKKKLQGRANANIDKESLAKKLKEKKIALLSNKPSDMEACIVEDEKDAMVNQHGINITRLKGAVFIDQAQYEGEQLESKRQEGKKATTIREKKISPINVTIKDTTSKKTCSRDSIADLNNATQHSLNGSNSFGSVADTAK, from the coding sequence ATGCTTAGGATTTTTTCTGAAGTTTTGTTTATATTAATGTTTTTTGGTTTTAGTCTTTTTGTTTCACGTGATACTGAAGCTAAATCTAAGGTGAAACTTAGTAAGAAATATGTACCACAAGGTAATCCTGGCGGTACAAACTTTCATGAAGATGAGGATTTTGCTGAGTCATATAGACTATATGAAAAGCGCAGGGAACTCCTAAAGAAAAAAAAGTTGCAAGGCCGAGCTAATGCTAACATAGACAAAGAAAGCCTAGCCAAGAAATTAAAAGAAAAAAAAATTGCTCTTCTTAGTAATAAACCAAGTGACATGGAAGCTTGTATAGTCGAAGATGAAAAGGATGCTATGGTAAATCAGCATGGCATCAACATCACACGCTTGAAAGGAGCTGTATTCATAGATCAAGCTCAATATGAAGGTGAGCAACTTGAAAGCAAACGACAGGAAGGAAAAAAGGCTACTACAATACGAGAGAAAAAAATCTCCCCTATAAATGTTACTATAAAAGATACTACATCAAAAAAAACATGCTCGCGTGATTCCATTGCCGATCTAAATAACGCGACGCAGCACAGCTTGAACGGTTCGAATTCATTTGGAAGTGTAGCTGATACAGCAAAATAG